A DNA window from Sulfitobacter sp. BSw21498 contains the following coding sequences:
- a CDS encoding SufE family protein, whose protein sequence is MATEAFEELVEDFEFLDDWEDRYRHVIDLGKSMDPLAEALRVPATKVDGCASQVWLHTQFENGVLHFDGASDAMIVSGLIAVLQKLYNGVPASEVGAVDARAEMGRLGLNEHLSAQRSNGLTAMIERIRGEAAQQV, encoded by the coding sequence GTGGCGACAGAGGCATTTGAAGAACTGGTCGAGGATTTCGAATTTCTGGACGATTGGGAAGACCGCTATCGTCACGTGATTGATCTGGGCAAGTCGATGGACCCGCTGGCCGAAGCATTGCGCGTTCCCGCGACCAAAGTGGACGGCTGTGCCAGCCAAGTATGGTTGCACACGCAGTTCGAAAATGGGGTGCTGCATTTCGACGGTGCCAGCGATGCGATGATCGTGTCGGGGCTAATCGCCGTGCTTCAAAAGCTGTATAACGGGGTGCCCGCGTCCGAGGTCGGGGCCGTTGATGCCCGCGCCGAGATGGGGCGTTTGGGGCTGAACGAACATCTGTCGGCGCAACGGTCCAACGGCCTGACGGCAATGATCGAACGGATTCGCGGCGAGGCAGCGCAGCAGGTTTAA
- the purN gene encoding phosphoribosylglycinamide formyltransferase has translation MTKRVAIFLSGGGSNMRALVEDMTSDHPARPCVVVSNVADAGGIAWAKERGIATEVVEHKPFAGDRAAFENELTARLMPHAPDIICLAGFMRKLTGGFTDAWAGRMINIHPSLLPRYKGLHTHARALEAGDTQHGCTVHEVTAALDDGPILGQATIPVMAGDTPDDLAARVLVQEHRLYPAVLRRFASGNRDLLMLEG, from the coding sequence GTGACCAAACGGGTTGCGATCTTTCTTTCCGGTGGCGGGTCAAATATGCGGGCGCTGGTCGAAGACATGACCAGCGACCACCCCGCGCGGCCCTGTGTCGTCGTGTCGAATGTGGCAGATGCGGGCGGGATCGCTTGGGCCAAAGAACGGGGCATTGCGACCGAAGTTGTAGAACATAAACCTTTTGCAGGGGATCGCGCCGCTTTTGAAAACGAACTGACCGCGCGTTTGATGCCCCATGCGCCGGATATCATCTGCCTTGCGGGTTTCATGCGCAAGCTGACCGGCGGATTTACCGATGCTTGGGCCGGTCGGATGATCAACATCCATCCTTCGCTTTTGCCACGGTATAAAGGTCTGCACACCCACGCCCGCGCGCTCGAGGCAGGCGATACCCAGCACGGCTGCACAGTGCACGAGGTCACGGCGGCGCTGGATGACGGGCCGATTTTGGGCCAAGCTACCATTCCGGTTATGGCCGGCGACACGCCAGATGATCTGGCCGCGCGGGTTCTGGTGCAAGAACATCGACTTTATCCTGCGGTCCTACGGCGCTTTGCCAGCGGTAATCGCGATCTTTTAATGCTGGAAGGCTAG
- the bmt gene encoding betaine--homocysteine S-methyltransferase, translating to MSNPLTDLLAEKGTLLADGATGTNLFNMGLMSGDAPEMWNTEQPQNIIKLYQGAVQSGSDIFLTNSFGANASRLKLHNAEKRAHELSRVSAELAREVADKAGRKVIVAGSVGPTGEIMEPVGPLTHALAVEMFHETADGLKAGGADVGWLETISAPEEYRAAAEGFKLAGLDWVGTMSFDTAGRTMMGMTSEAMVDMVHELDHGPLAYGANCGTGASDVLRTVLGFASKGMPTPIVSKGNAGIPKYVEGHIHYDGTPELMADYAEMARNCGASIIGGCCGTMPEHLVYMRAALDSRPKGDAPTLEQIVEALGPFSSASDGTDGEGPTRAPRRGRRRG from the coding sequence ATGTCCAATCCTCTTACCGATCTTCTGGCTGAAAAAGGCACGCTGCTGGCCGATGGTGCCACTGGCACGAACCTGTTCAACATGGGCCTGATGTCCGGTGACGCGCCAGAGATGTGGAACACGGAACAGCCGCAAAACATCATCAAGCTATACCAAGGTGCGGTTCAGTCGGGCAGCGATATCTTCCTGACCAACTCTTTTGGCGCGAATGCCTCGCGGTTGAAACTGCACAACGCTGAAAAGCGCGCTCATGAGCTTAGCCGCGTCTCTGCCGAACTGGCGCGTGAAGTTGCCGACAAGGCCGGCCGCAAGGTGATCGTCGCAGGCTCCGTCGGCCCCACCGGCGAAATCATGGAGCCGGTTGGCCCGCTCACTCACGCGCTGGCGGTCGAGATGTTTCACGAAACTGCGGACGGGCTGAAAGCCGGTGGTGCCGATGTGGGGTGGCTTGAAACCATCAGCGCCCCCGAAGAATACCGCGCCGCCGCCGAAGGGTTCAAGCTCGCGGGCCTTGATTGGGTCGGCACGATGAGCTTTGACACCGCGGGACGCACCATGATGGGCATGACATCCGAAGCGATGGTCGACATGGTACACGAGCTAGACCATGGCCCGCTGGCCTATGGGGCCAACTGCGGCACCGGGGCGTCGGACGTGCTGCGCACAGTGCTTGGTTTCGCTTCCAAAGGCATGCCAACGCCGATCGTGTCCAAGGGCAACGCCGGCATCCCCAAATACGTCGAAGGCCACATCCACTATGACGGCACACCCGAACTGATGGCCGATTACGCCGAAATGGCCCGCAATTGCGGCGCATCGATCATTGGAGGTTGCTGTGGCACCATGCCGGAACATCTGGTGTATATGCGTGCAGCACTCGACAGCCGCCCCAAGGGCGACGCTCCCACGCTGGAACAGATCGTCGAAGCGCTTGGTCCGTTTTCCTCGGCCAGCGATGGCACCGATGGCGAAGGCCCCACCCGCGCGCCGCGCCGTGGCCGCCGCCGGGGTTAA
- a CDS encoding acyltransferase family protein produces MRAIAVTSVVIYHMNLGYLEGGYLGVDIFFVISGFLIGKAIMTKCDDGEFSFRDFYTRRAFRLIPATLSTLVFTIIGSYFILTYSSWIDFQKQLLGALTFTANFSLMFQTDYFAASAESKPLLHMWSLAVEEQFYFFAPIIIFFVPKRFRTLALLIFLAVSLVGCLILVKGWIDLPISSKGAQTIAFFMLPTRAWELIIGCCGGWLMLRHPQLSISRKLKWVALFGITLLLLTPLGTTHPAEDALLVSLFTFLLLIGQDNWLPKTTITNLTRKIGDWSYSIYLVHWPLFAFANNIFLEDVPVWVSLMLVALSVGLGAAQYRYVETPFRYGFKKGGLSAAIKLIAVTSIPALFSLPAVSGVIYQESIRSEKPLPNIGLSSVCDQEDNFFHSFPECQTTPEPRVALLGDSIAMQWGQVLAEHSETFGGFVQMTKSACAPALGVAQVHGRYTERWAADCTGFVSDAVDVIIESDSIETVVISSGYTQVLMAQGQSMLVSGELIPANEEIGFAAAKSLIELLTRAGKTVVLIGTPPMTGADFGFCQERKLNNSITIGLDGCTFKLSDFKTLYSPLFLGLEKLGEIEGVSLVWPHDSICNAGICSTSLDDMVLYRDRSHLTLEATKIIFDDLDIVSTLKR; encoded by the coding sequence TTGCGGGCAATCGCTGTGACTTCGGTTGTTATTTATCATATGAATCTTGGGTATCTAGAAGGTGGATACTTAGGGGTAGATATCTTTTTTGTGATATCTGGCTTTCTAATTGGCAAAGCCATCATGACCAAGTGTGACGACGGCGAATTCTCGTTTAGAGATTTCTACACAAGGCGTGCTTTTCGCCTCATTCCCGCAACATTATCTACACTTGTGTTCACCATAATAGGTTCATATTTTATTCTCACCTACTCAAGCTGGATCGACTTCCAAAAACAACTTCTCGGAGCGTTGACCTTCACTGCGAATTTTTCGTTGATGTTTCAGACGGATTATTTCGCCGCTTCTGCCGAAAGCAAGCCACTTCTTCACATGTGGTCTCTTGCGGTTGAAGAGCAGTTCTACTTTTTTGCACCAATCATTATTTTCTTTGTCCCCAAGAGATTTAGAACACTTGCATTATTAATTTTCTTAGCTGTTTCTTTGGTGGGATGCCTGATCCTAGTCAAAGGATGGATTGACCTACCAATATCTTCTAAGGGGGCTCAAACAATAGCATTTTTCATGCTACCAACACGCGCCTGGGAGTTAATAATAGGTTGTTGCGGTGGTTGGCTCATGCTGCGGCACCCCCAGCTATCGATCTCCAGAAAGCTTAAGTGGGTCGCCCTCTTCGGAATAACTCTACTGCTTCTCACGCCACTAGGGACAACCCACCCAGCCGAAGACGCCCTGCTTGTTTCGCTTTTTACTTTTTTACTTCTCATTGGGCAGGACAATTGGCTACCCAAAACCACCATCACAAATTTGACAAGGAAGATTGGCGACTGGTCCTACTCAATATACTTGGTCCACTGGCCTCTATTTGCGTTTGCAAATAATATATTTTTAGAGGATGTTCCTGTATGGGTCAGTTTAATGCTAGTCGCTCTATCTGTGGGGCTGGGAGCAGCCCAATATAGATATGTTGAAACGCCGTTCAGATATGGATTTAAAAAGGGTGGATTGAGTGCAGCGATAAAACTTATTGCTGTGACTTCTATTCCTGCATTATTTTCCTTACCAGCCGTATCAGGCGTGATCTACCAAGAAAGCATTCGTTCTGAAAAGCCGCTGCCAAACATTGGCCTTTCATCTGTTTGTGATCAGGAAGATAATTTCTTTCATTCATTCCCCGAGTGTCAAACAACTCCTGAACCGCGGGTGGCTCTGTTAGGAGACAGTATTGCAATGCAGTGGGGGCAAGTTCTCGCAGAACATTCTGAAACGTTTGGTGGTTTTGTTCAAATGACGAAAAGTGCTTGCGCGCCCGCATTAGGAGTCGCCCAAGTACATGGTCGCTATACTGAACGCTGGGCTGCAGACTGTACCGGTTTTGTATCAGATGCCGTGGATGTTATAATCGAGAGCGATAGTATTGAAACTGTCGTGATTTCTTCGGGCTATACGCAAGTCTTGATGGCGCAAGGTCAGAGCATGTTGGTCAGTGGAGAGTTGATACCTGCAAATGAAGAGATTGGTTTTGCCGCAGCGAAATCGCTCATTGAACTTCTGACCAGAGCTGGAAAAACTGTGGTTCTTATTGGCACGCCTCCAATGACAGGTGCTGATTTTGGGTTCTGTCAGGAACGTAAACTGAACAACTCTATTACCATTGGACTTGACGGTTGCACGTTTAAGCTATCCGATTTTAAAACACTTTATTCACCACTCTTTCTGGGCCTAGAAAAACTCGGAGAGATCGAGGGTGTAAGTTTGGTTTGGCCACATGACTCAATTTGCAATGCTGGAATCTGTTCGACTTCGCTTGATGATATGGTCTTATACAGAGATCGGAGTCACCTAACGCTTGAGGCGACCAAGATAATTTTCGACGATCTTGATATTGTTAGTACGTTAAAACGGTAA
- a CDS encoding corrinoid protein produces MSDEDEIILADLDDEELVQQMFDDLYDGLREEIEESVNILIARGWIPYDVLTKALVGGMTIVGADFRDGILFVPEVLLAANAMKGGMAILKPLLAETGAPRVGKMVIGTVKGDIHDIGKNLVSMMMEGAGFEVVDLGINNSVEAYLEAMEAEGPDILGMSALLTTTMPYMKVVIDTMIEQGIRDDYIVLVGGAPLNEEFGKAIGADAYCRDAAVAVETAKEWVGRKHNNAKA; encoded by the coding sequence ATGTCGGATGAAGACGAAATTATCCTTGCCGATCTGGACGACGAAGAACTTGTTCAGCAGATGTTTGATGATCTTTACGACGGTCTGCGCGAAGAGATCGAAGAAAGCGTCAATATCCTGATTGCACGCGGATGGATTCCCTACGATGTCCTGACCAAAGCATTGGTCGGCGGCATGACCATCGTTGGCGCAGATTTCCGGGATGGCATCCTCTTTGTCCCCGAGGTGCTTCTGGCTGCAAACGCGATGAAAGGCGGCATGGCGATCCTCAAGCCGCTGCTGGCGGAAACCGGCGCACCGCGTGTGGGCAAGATGGTGATTGGCACTGTCAAAGGCGACATCCACGACATCGGCAAAAATCTAGTGTCGATGATGATGGAAGGTGCCGGCTTTGAAGTTGTCGATCTTGGCATCAACAACTCGGTCGAGGCCTACCTCGAAGCGATGGAAGCTGAAGGCCCGGATATCCTTGGCATGTCCGCCCTGCTGACCACGACGATGCCCTATATGAAAGTTGTGATCGACACGATGATCGAACAAGGCATCCGCGATGACTATATCGTACTGGTCGGCGGTGCCCCCCTGAACGAAGAATTCGGCAAAGCTATTGGTGCGGATGCCTACTGCCGCGATGCAGCTGTTGCTGTGGAAACGGCCAAGGAATGGGTCGGACGCAAGCACAATAACGCCAAAGCGTAA
- the purC gene encoding phosphoribosylaminoimidazolesuccinocarboxamide synthase codes for MARRTKIYEGTAKILYEGPEPGTIVQHFKDDTTAFNAEKKAVIEGKGVLNNRLSEFFMTGLNNIGVPTHFIKRLNMREQLIRQAEIIPLEIVVRNYAAGDLSTRLGIDEGMQLPRPIVEYHYKNNDLGDPLVTEEHIAAFGWAGQQDMEDILSLSLRVNDFMSGVMMAVGIRLVDFKIEVGRIYEGDFQRLIVADEISPDSCRLWDIETGQKLDKDVFRRDLGSLTDAYTEVARRLGVMPKTSTPMMKPTLIN; via the coding sequence ATGGCCCGTCGCACGAAAATCTATGAAGGTACGGCAAAGATCCTCTATGAGGGGCCGGAACCGGGGACGATTGTCCAGCACTTCAAAGACGACACAACCGCCTTTAACGCCGAGAAAAAGGCCGTGATCGAAGGCAAGGGCGTGCTGAACAACCGTCTGTCCGAATTCTTTATGACGGGCTTGAACAACATCGGCGTGCCGACGCATTTCATCAAGCGTCTGAACATGCGCGAACAGTTGATCCGTCAGGCAGAGATCATCCCGCTTGAGATCGTGGTGCGCAACTATGCCGCTGGTGATCTGTCCACGCGGTTGGGGATCGACGAAGGCATGCAATTGCCGCGCCCGATCGTGGAATATCACTATAAGAACAATGACCTTGGCGATCCGCTGGTCACCGAGGAACATATCGCGGCCTTTGGCTGGGCCGGCCAACAGGACATGGAAGACATCCTGAGCCTGTCACTGCGGGTTAATGATTTCATGTCCGGTGTGATGATGGCGGTGGGGATCCGGCTTGTGGACTTCAAGATTGAGGTCGGGCGCATCTACGAGGGCGATTTCCAGCGTCTGATCGTCGCCGACGAGATCAGCCCAGACAGCTGCCGTCTGTGGGATATCGAAACCGGACAGAAGCTGGATAAGGATGTGTTCCGTCGCGACCTGGGGTCGCTGACGGATGCCTACACCGAAGTCGCCCGACGTTTGGGGGTCATGCCCAAGACGTCGACACCGATGATGAAACCGACGTTGATCAACTAG
- the rnd gene encoding ribonuclease D, translated as MKTITTTAELDAYCTEAAKYDYVTVDTEFLRERTYYSKLCLIQLAMPGTDESNAVLVDPLSEGLSLEPLYTLFRDTSVVKVFHAARQDLEIFFVDAGVFPKPLFDTQVAAMVCGFGEQVGYETLVRKIAHQPLDKTSRFTDWSRRPLSDAQLKYAVADVTHLRQIYEFLARKIEQTGRGRWVEEELEILTSPDTYVTPPREAWRRVKTRTNSPKFLALVRELAAFREEYAQTRNIPRSRVYKDDAMVELASNKPKNHEELGRARLLLRDARKGEIADGILKAVEAGVNCAPADMPQPDRSRDKLQVNPALSDLLRVLLKAKSESAGVAAKLIAPASDLDGIAAGLRDVDALKGWRREVFGEDALRLCKGEIALTAVGSELKVVEL; from the coding sequence ATGAAAACAATCACCACCACCGCTGAACTTGACGCCTACTGCACAGAGGCCGCCAAGTATGATTACGTGACCGTCGATACCGAGTTTCTGCGCGAACGGACCTATTATTCCAAACTTTGCCTGATCCAGCTGGCCATGCCCGGCACGGATGAGTCCAACGCCGTTCTGGTGGACCCGTTGAGCGAAGGCCTATCGCTAGAGCCTTTGTACACGCTGTTCCGCGACACATCGGTGGTCAAGGTTTTCCACGCCGCGCGGCAGGACCTCGAGATTTTCTTTGTTGATGCTGGTGTCTTTCCCAAGCCCTTGTTCGACACGCAGGTCGCGGCCATGGTCTGCGGTTTCGGCGAACAGGTTGGATACGAGACGCTGGTTCGCAAAATTGCACATCAACCTCTTGATAAGACATCACGTTTCACCGATTGGTCGCGGCGTCCGCTGAGCGATGCGCAGCTGAAATACGCGGTTGCTGACGTAACGCACTTGCGCCAGATCTATGAGTTTCTCGCCCGCAAGATTGAACAGACGGGCCGTGGCCGCTGGGTTGAGGAAGAACTTGAGATTCTGACCAGCCCCGACACCTACGTCACGCCCCCGCGCGAAGCTTGGCGACGGGTCAAGACACGGACCAATTCGCCAAAGTTTCTGGCGCTGGTGCGCGAGCTTGCGGCCTTCCGCGAAGAGTATGCCCAAACCCGCAACATCCCGCGCAGCCGCGTCTATAAGGACGACGCGATGGTTGAGCTGGCCAGTAACAAGCCGAAAAACCACGAAGAATTGGGCCGTGCCCGCCTATTGCTACGCGATGCGCGCAAGGGCGAGATCGCGGATGGAATCCTCAAGGCGGTAGAGGCTGGTGTGAACTGCGCGCCTGCGGATATGCCGCAACCAGACCGCAGCCGCGACAAGCTACAGGTCAATCCGGCCCTATCTGATTTGCTTCGGGTCTTGCTCAAGGCGAAATCCGAAAGCGCGGGCGTCGCGGCCAAGCTGATCGCGCCTGCTTCGGATCTTGACGGGATTGCCGCCGGTTTGCGCGATGTGGATGCTCTGAAAGGGTGGCGGCGCGAAGTGTTCGGGGAAGATGCGCTGCGTTTGTGCAAAGGTGAGATCGCGTTGACCGCCGTAGGGTCCGAACTGAAAGTCGTTGAGCTTTAA
- a CDS encoding DUF1638 domain-containing protein, translated as MKPPSDCDLTETGLPLAPQTGRILLIACGALAREILDLKEANGWSHLDLTCLPAKLHLYPEKITQEVRAAVIKHRDAYDDIFVVYADCGTGGLLAAECEKLGVQMVAGPHCYSFFEGNDRFATISEDEFTAFYLTDFLVRQFDAFIMKPMGLDRHPELRDMYFGNYEKLVYQAQTDDPALTAKAQTCAETLGLAFERRFTGYGDLEKTLRTL; from the coding sequence ATGAAACCGCCTTCGGACTGCGATCTAACGGAAACCGGCCTGCCGCTTGCACCGCAAACGGGCCGTATTCTATTGATCGCCTGCGGGGCCTTGGCACGTGAAATTCTCGACCTGAAAGAGGCCAACGGCTGGTCCCATCTCGACCTGACCTGCCTGCCCGCCAAGCTGCATCTTTACCCCGAGAAAATAACGCAAGAAGTCCGCGCGGCTGTAATCAAACACCGCGATGCCTACGACGACATCTTTGTGGTCTACGCCGATTGCGGGACCGGCGGGCTGCTCGCGGCAGAGTGTGAAAAACTGGGCGTTCAGATGGTGGCAGGGCCCCATTGCTACAGTTTTTTCGAAGGCAACGATCGCTTCGCTACAATTTCGGAGGACGAGTTTACGGCCTTCTACCTCACGGATTTTCTGGTCCGCCAGTTCGATGCCTTCATCATGAAACCCATGGGGCTCGACCGCCACCCGGAACTGCGCGATATGTATTTCGGAAACTACGAAAAGCTGGTGTATCAAGCCCAAACCGATGACCCCGCGCTGACAGCCAAGGCGCAAACCTGTGCTGAAACGCTCGGCCTCGCGTTCGAGCGGCGCTTTACCGGCTACGGTGATCTGGAAAAGACGCTCCGGACCCTCTGA
- the purQ gene encoding phosphoribosylformylglycinamidine synthase subunit PurQ, translating into MHAAVIVFPGSNCDRDLAVAFKAVGAKVSMVWHKDTSLPDGVDIVGVPGGFSYGDYLRCGAIAANSPICREVAAHAERGGYVVGICNGFQVLTETGLLPGALLRNAGLKYICRTVPLRVATADSDYTSGYDAGAMIDIPIAHHDGNYFADGDTIAKLHGEDRVAFTYGDNPNGSQSDIAGILSSNRRVLGMMPHPERAADAGHGGTDGAALFRALAGSVVTA; encoded by the coding sequence ATGCACGCAGCGGTCATCGTTTTTCCGGGCTCTAACTGTGACCGCGATCTGGCGGTGGCTTTCAAGGCGGTCGGTGCCAAAGTGTCGATGGTCTGGCATAAAGATACCAGCCTGCCCGACGGGGTCGATATTGTCGGCGTACCCGGTGGGTTCTCTTACGGGGATTATCTGCGCTGCGGCGCGATTGCGGCGAACTCTCCGATTTGTCGCGAAGTGGCGGCCCATGCGGAGCGTGGCGGCTATGTGGTGGGCATCTGCAACGGCTTTCAGGTGCTAACCGAAACAGGTTTGCTGCCCGGTGCCTTGCTGCGCAACGCAGGCCTTAAATACATTTGCCGCACCGTGCCATTGCGCGTGGCGACGGCGGACAGTGATTACACCTCGGGGTATGATGCCGGCGCGATGATCGATATCCCGATTGCGCACCATGACGGCAACTACTTTGCTGATGGCGATACGATCGCCAAGCTGCATGGCGAGGATCGCGTTGCCTTTACCTATGGCGACAACCCCAACGGGTCGCAGTCGGACATTGCAGGTATCCTGTCGTCCAACCGTCGTGTGCTGGGGATGATGCCCCACCCTGAACGCGCTGCGGATGCGGGGCATGGTGGCACGGACGGGGCGGCGCTCTTCCGCGCATTGGCAGGGTCTGTGGTCACAGCGTGA
- a CDS encoding PA0069 family radical SAM protein, whose product MDQAHRKYRLPGRGTASNQSGRFEPLTVEAVADGWDGDGDPLPVLRTQVSFEVPRSVISYNQSPDLPFDRSINPYRGCEHGCVYCFARPSHAYLGLSPGLDFETRLIARPDAPEVLRRELAAKKYQVAPIAIGTNTDPYQPIEQDHRIMRSLLEVLSEANHPVAIVTKGSLIERDIDILSDMAARGLCRVGVSVTTLDARLSRLMEPRVPAPKRRLQMIERLAAAGIPVRVMASPMVPALTDPELEAILQAGRDAGAVAASWIMLRLPREVSPLMQGWLATHYPDRAGRIMARLREMHGGKEYDANWHRRMRGEGPYAEMIAQRFVLAVKRLGLNTLLPPMRCDLFRPPKRASAQLNLFGD is encoded by the coding sequence ATGGATCAGGCGCACCGCAAATACAGACTGCCCGGACGCGGCACAGCAAGCAACCAATCGGGCCGGTTCGAGCCGCTGACAGTGGAAGCCGTGGCCGACGGATGGGACGGTGATGGTGATCCGTTACCTGTTTTGCGCACGCAGGTCAGCTTTGAGGTGCCGCGCAGTGTGATCAGCTATAACCAGTCGCCAGACCTGCCGTTTGACCGGTCGATCAACCCCTATCGCGGGTGTGAACATGGGTGCGTCTATTGTTTCGCGCGGCCAAGCCATGCGTATCTGGGGCTGTCGCCGGGGCTGGATTTCGAAACACGTCTTATTGCGCGTCCGGACGCGCCCGAGGTTCTAAGGCGCGAACTGGCAGCCAAGAAATATCAAGTGGCACCGATTGCGATAGGAACGAATACAGACCCGTATCAGCCAATCGAACAGGATCACCGGATTATGCGGTCGTTATTGGAGGTTCTGTCGGAGGCCAATCATCCTGTCGCCATTGTCACCAAGGGCAGTCTGATCGAGCGGGACATTGATATTCTATCGGATATGGCCGCGCGCGGGCTGTGCCGTGTCGGGGTGTCGGTAACAACTCTGGACGCTCGGTTGTCGCGATTGATGGAGCCTCGGGTGCCCGCGCCAAAGCGACGATTGCAGATGATCGAACGTCTTGCGGCGGCGGGAATCCCTGTGCGTGTGATGGCGTCGCCTATGGTGCCTGCGTTGACCGACCCTGAGCTTGAAGCGATTTTGCAAGCCGGGCGTGATGCCGGTGCCGTTGCTGCCAGCTGGATCATGTTGCGGCTGCCGCGAGAGGTATCGCCCTTGATGCAGGGCTGGCTGGCGACGCATTACCCCGATCGCGCGGGCCGGATCATGGCGCGCCTGCGCGAGATGCATGGGGGCAAGGAATACGATGCGAATTGGCACCGACGGATGCGCGGGGAAGGCCCCTATGCCGAGATGATCGCGCAGCGGTTCGTTTTGGCCGTTAAACGTTTAGGGCTAAATACGCTACTGCCGCCGATGCGGTGCGATCTGTTTCGCCCGCCCAAACGGGCGAGCGCGCAGTTGAATCTGTTCGGAGATTAA
- the purS gene encoding phosphoribosylformylglycinamidine synthase subunit PurS, whose protein sequence is MKARVHVMLKNGVLDPQGEAVRHALGAMGFDGVNGVRQGKVIELDLNDGTTQADVEVMCEKLLANTVIESYTVEMG, encoded by the coding sequence ATGAAAGCACGGGTGCATGTGATGTTGAAGAACGGTGTTCTGGATCCGCAAGGCGAGGCCGTGCGCCACGCTTTGGGGGCGATGGGCTTTGATGGCGTGAACGGTGTGCGTCAGGGCAAGGTGATCGAGCTGGATCTGAACGACGGCACGACGCAGGCGGATGTCGAAGTGATGTGTGAAAAGCTGCTCGCGAATACGGTGATCGAATCCTACACAGTGGAGATGGGCTGA
- the purM gene encoding phosphoribosylformylglycinamidine cyclo-ligase — MTNSKNSITYADAGVDIDAGNALVERIKPAAKRTKRPGVMSGLGGFGALFDLKGAGYTDPILVAATDGVGTKLRIAIDTGNVDGVGVDLVAMCVNDLVCQGAEPLFFLDYFATGKLETEQAARIIEGIAKGCEGSGCALIGGETAEMPGMYSEGDFDLAGFSVGAMERGADLPRDVAAGDVLLGLASDGVHSNGYSLVRKLVEMSGLGWDADCPWADGTLGEVLLTPTRLYVKPALQAVRAGGVHALAHITGGGLTENLPRVLPDNLGARIDLDSWELPGVFKWMADVGSMSQAEMLKTFNCGVGMILVVKADEADALTTLLTDAGETVYPMGDVTDTTGVAYTGSLL, encoded by the coding sequence ATGACCAACTCCAAGAACTCGATCACCTACGCGGATGCGGGTGTTGATATTGATGCAGGCAATGCGCTGGTAGAGCGTATCAAGCCAGCGGCCAAGCGCACCAAGCGTCCGGGGGTGATGTCGGGCCTTGGCGGTTTCGGCGCGCTGTTCGACCTCAAGGGGGCGGGCTACACCGACCCGATCCTCGTTGCCGCGACCGATGGTGTTGGCACCAAACTGCGGATCGCGATTGATACCGGAAATGTCGATGGCGTTGGTGTCGATCTGGTCGCTATGTGCGTCAACGATCTGGTGTGCCAAGGGGCGGAGCCTCTGTTTTTCCTAGATTATTTCGCAACCGGCAAGCTGGAGACAGAGCAGGCGGCGCGTATCATCGAAGGTATCGCAAAGGGCTGCGAAGGGTCGGGCTGTGCCTTGATCGGCGGAGAAACGGCCGAGATGCCGGGGATGTATTCCGAAGGTGACTTTGACCTCGCGGGGTTCTCTGTCGGGGCGATGGAACGGGGCGCTGATCTGCCACGCGATGTGGCGGCGGGCGATGTGCTGCTGGGTCTTGCCTCGGACGGGGTGCATTCCAACGGCTATTCGCTGGTGCGTAAACTGGTTGAAATGTCGGGCCTGGGCTGGGATGCCGATTGCCCTTGGGCGGACGGCACCTTGGGCGAGGTGCTGCTGACGCCAACGCGGCTTTATGTAAAACCGGCGTTGCAGGCTGTGCGGGCAGGGGGCGTTCATGCGCTGGCCCACATCACCGGCGGCGGTCTGACCGAAAACCTGCCACGGGTTCTGCCTGATAATCTTGGTGCTCGGATTGATCTTGATAGCTGGGAACTGCCCGGTGTTTTCAAATGGATGGCTGACGTTGGCAGCATGTCTCAAGCCGAAATGCTCAAGACATTCAATTGCGGTGTGGGCATGATCCTTGTGGTCAAGGCCGACGAAGCCGATGCGCTGACGACGCTGCTGACCGACGCGGGCGAAACAGTTTACCCAATGGGCGACGTCACGGATACCACGGGCGTTGCCTATACCGGCAGCCTGCTGTGA